From Spirosoma agri, one genomic window encodes:
- a CDS encoding DUF4350 domain-containing protein — translation MRKPNKYLLILLVTVAGYVLVEYYKPKPLDWKATYENDDKIPFGTQALYELLPGVVQLANVKTVRLPVYNFLTETKPAGRSNYLFICRDLNIDGNDQKQLLAYVRRGNNVFISAYDLPDSLCSVLGFKATVKESGKADSTLRQNFVNPQLTKASGYNFFHDDGRNFLTINNNKQITVLGRNARKEPVFIRFVYGKGQFFIHNLPLAFTNYYVLSPKTSDYAFKALSYLPALPTYWDEYQKQGRFDEDQQSILRYIWSQPALNWAYYLVVFGLIFYALFAGKRTQRIIPVVEPPQNTSLDFVKTVGRLYFQQGDHDNLTRKQIQYFLADIREQYGLTTTVLDNEFAETLARKSSTSLAETDELVRLLRNAQKSVSLSEFDLITLNAAIERFKTGIYGI, via the coding sequence TTGCGTAAACCCAATAAATACCTACTTATTCTGCTTGTCACCGTCGCGGGCTATGTACTCGTCGAGTATTATAAACCCAAGCCGCTCGACTGGAAAGCGACCTACGAAAACGACGACAAAATCCCGTTTGGCACCCAAGCGTTGTATGAACTGTTGCCGGGTGTTGTGCAGTTAGCGAACGTAAAAACCGTACGGTTGCCGGTCTATAACTTTTTGACCGAAACCAAACCAGCGGGTCGTAGCAATTACCTGTTCATCTGCCGGGATCTGAATATCGACGGGAACGATCAGAAACAGTTATTGGCTTATGTTCGGCGCGGCAACAACGTCTTCATCTCGGCCTACGACTTACCTGATTCGCTGTGCTCTGTATTAGGATTTAAAGCCACCGTGAAAGAATCGGGCAAGGCAGACTCGACCCTCCGTCAGAATTTCGTCAACCCACAGCTCACCAAAGCAAGCGGCTATAATTTCTTCCACGACGATGGGCGCAACTTCCTGACTATCAACAACAATAAACAGATTACGGTGTTGGGTCGAAATGCCCGAAAGGAACCCGTGTTCATTCGGTTTGTGTACGGGAAAGGACAATTCTTTATTCATAACCTGCCGCTGGCTTTCACCAACTACTACGTGTTGTCGCCCAAAACGTCGGATTATGCATTCAAAGCGCTTTCCTATTTGCCTGCATTGCCTACGTATTGGGACGAGTACCAGAAGCAAGGGCGGTTTGACGAAGATCAGCAGTCGATTCTGCGGTATATATGGAGCCAGCCAGCCCTGAACTGGGCCTACTATCTGGTTGTATTCGGCTTAATTTTTTACGCTCTTTTTGCGGGGAAGCGAACCCAGCGGATTATTCCCGTCGTTGAGCCACCCCAGAACACCTCACTTGATTTTGTAAAAACAGTTGGTCGGTTGTATTTTCAGCAAGGCGATCACGATAACCTGACCCGTAAGCAAATCCAGTATTTTCTGGCTGATATTCGGGAGCAATACGGGTTGACAACGACGGTTCTGGACAACGAATTTGCCGAAACGCTGGCCCGAAAAAGCAGTACATCGCTGGCCGAAACGGACGAGCTAGTCAGGCTCCTGCGTAATGCGCAGAAAAGCGTTTCGCTATCCGAATTTGACCTCATAACGCTGAATGCAGCAATAGAACGATTTAAAACCGGGATTTATGGGATTTAA
- a CDS encoding DUF4129 domain-containing protein, translating into MKVVFKTYRLLWAATLIMLLACASVPLSAQPTKPISQSVAAPDDRSPVRVRYPTPEKIRDYQTDHDYQYDNEGPPPENPVARILNWLYRRFVDFLNSAAYKNVWQYAILAGVAAAVIYLLMKAEVLGELFSKRAQPGGLDYENLVENIHEIDFDTVIDEAISQGNFRLAVRLSYLQTLKRLTDSGLIVYKPDKTNRQYVYELANTTIRADFEELTRQFEFIWYGNFPVNEASFQAVRQQFTVVNQAVSQPNTVKRTGSPVKTDVA; encoded by the coding sequence ATGAAGGTAGTTTTTAAGACTTACCGGCTACTTTGGGCCGCTACGCTGATCATGCTGCTGGCCTGCGCTTCTGTGCCCCTATCAGCTCAGCCGACAAAGCCCATCAGCCAGTCGGTGGCGGCTCCCGACGACCGCTCACCTGTCCGGGTGCGTTACCCCACGCCCGAAAAGATCCGTGATTACCAGACCGATCACGATTACCAATACGATAATGAAGGCCCACCACCCGAAAATCCGGTAGCCCGTATTCTGAACTGGCTCTACCGTCGGTTCGTGGATTTTCTGAACAGTGCGGCTTATAAAAATGTCTGGCAATACGCTATTCTGGCGGGGGTTGCTGCGGCTGTTATCTATCTGCTCATGAAAGCCGAAGTGCTTGGGGAGTTGTTCAGTAAGAGGGCGCAGCCAGGTGGGCTGGATTACGAGAATCTGGTCGAAAACATTCACGAGATCGATTTCGATACTGTTATTGACGAAGCCATCAGTCAGGGTAATTTTCGCCTTGCCGTTCGCTTATCGTATCTGCAAACGCTTAAACGCCTGACCGACTCGGGATTGATTGTCTATAAACCCGACAAAACCAATCGACAGTACGTTTATGAATTGGCGAACACAACCATTCGGGCTGATTTTGAGGAACTGACCCGGCAATTCGAATTTATCTGGTACGGTAATTTTCCCGTAAATGAAGCCAGTTTTCAAGCGGTTAGGCAGCAGTTTACGGTAGTCAATCAAGCCGTTTCTCAACCGAATACTGTAAAACGCACGGGTAGTCCTGTGAAGACCGATGTTGCGTAA
- a CDS encoding stage II sporulation protein M, with the protein MREALFVKRNTDKWRAIEQNSAVVRTDPDELTDRFVELTDDLSYARTFYPDSNVTRYLNGLTAQMHRGLMQNRRDDRSRFITFWKYELPLLFRQSHRLLAVSAIIFLVACLLGWVSAAHDNTFVRLILGDQYVNMTLENIKKGDPLGVYSSHDQGSMFIQITLNNIYVAFRTFIFGLFASFGTMAMLFYNGVMLGSFQYFFYERGLLLDSVLKIWIHGTLEISAIVIAGCAGLTVGNSLLFPGTYSRLESFKRGSKQGLKIAIGLVPIFIMAGFLESFITRLILPPVVSGSIILVSAAFIIWYFILYPISLNRTGQP; encoded by the coding sequence ATGCGTGAAGCCCTTTTCGTTAAACGCAACACCGACAAATGGCGTGCTATCGAACAAAATTCGGCAGTAGTGCGGACAGATCCGGATGAACTGACGGATCGCTTCGTGGAGCTGACCGATGATCTGTCGTATGCCCGGACGTTCTATCCAGACTCCAATGTTACGCGCTACCTCAACGGGTTGACCGCCCAGATGCACCGGGGGCTGATGCAAAATCGGCGCGATGATCGCAGCCGGTTCATCACGTTCTGGAAATATGAGTTGCCGCTGTTGTTTCGTCAGTCGCACCGGTTGCTGGCCGTATCGGCGATTATTTTCCTGGTTGCCTGCCTGCTGGGATGGGTCTCGGCGGCCCATGACAACACGTTCGTTCGGTTAATTCTGGGCGATCAGTACGTGAACATGACGCTCGAAAACATCAAAAAAGGTGATCCGCTGGGCGTATATAGCAGCCATGATCAGGGGTCCATGTTTATCCAGATCACCCTCAACAACATTTACGTGGCCTTCCGCACATTTATATTCGGCCTGTTTGCCTCGTTCGGCACGATGGCTATGCTGTTCTACAACGGCGTTATGCTCGGTTCTTTTCAATATTTTTTCTACGAACGCGGCTTACTGCTCGACTCGGTGCTTAAAATCTGGATACACGGCACACTCGAAATTTCGGCGATCGTGATTGCCGGTTGTGCCGGACTGACGGTCGGGAACAGTTTGCTTTTTCCGGGGACTTACTCCCGGCTGGAATCATTCAAGCGGGGAAGTAAACAGGGCCTCAAAATTGCCATTGGGCTTGTTCCGATCTTCATTATGGCCGGTTTTCTGGAAAGTTTCATTACCCGGCTAATCCTACCGCCCGTTGTCAGCGGCAGTATAATTTTGGTTTCTGCCGCCTTCATCATCTGGTATTTTATCCTGTATCCTATCTCACTTAACCGTACTGGCCAACCATGA
- a CDS encoding RDD family protein translates to MAVAIRTSQNVLLEYEPASVGERILAAMTDYLVIFGWVALMIMLPAQSGIRTGRFYVIFVMFPVVAYDLISEWFLNGRSIGKLALGIRVVMLDGSPPGIGAYLIRWVLRIVESAAFLGGVVPIITVAVNGKGQRLGDIAAGTTVVKLKPAVSLDDILIRPLDEQYVVQFPDIRMLSDRDIGIVREALRWGDPQIVMRTADKLKEVTGIQTSLTDRAFLETVLSDYQFITTQ, encoded by the coding sequence ATGGCTGTTGCAATCCGCACGTCCCAAAATGTCTTACTGGAATACGAACCGGCCAGCGTTGGTGAACGGATTCTGGCTGCCATGACCGATTACCTGGTGATCTTCGGTTGGGTGGCGCTCATGATCATGCTGCCGGCTCAGTCAGGCATACGAACGGGCCGATTTTATGTCATTTTCGTAATGTTCCCCGTAGTTGCGTATGACCTGATTTCTGAATGGTTTCTCAATGGCCGAAGTATCGGTAAACTAGCCCTAGGCATCCGGGTCGTCATGCTCGATGGGTCACCGCCCGGTATCGGTGCTTACCTGATTCGGTGGGTACTTCGGATCGTAGAGTCCGCGGCTTTTCTGGGGGGTGTTGTGCCGATTATTACTGTAGCTGTCAATGGAAAAGGGCAGCGGCTGGGCGATATTGCCGCTGGAACGACGGTCGTTAAGCTGAAACCGGCGGTTTCGCTGGACGACATTCTGATTCGTCCGCTGGATGAACAGTACGTCGTTCAGTTTCCGGATATCCGCATGCTGAGCGATCGCGATATCGGTATCGTTCGGGAAGCGTTACGGTGGGGCGATCCGCAGATAGTAATGCGTACGGCCGACAAGCTGAAAGAAGTAACGGGTATTCAAACGAGCCTGACCGATCGGGCCTTTCTGGAAACGGTTCTCAGCGATTATCAGTTTATAACAACACAGTAG
- a CDS encoding M20 metallopeptidase family protein: MLESIKSLARQYAADIVQTRRHLHAYPELSFHEHNTARFVADQLKAIGITPQEGVADTGLVALIEGTKGASATTSKVIGLRADMDALPIHEANNVPYKSTVEGVMHACGHDAHTASLLGVARILHVLRDQFEGTVKLVFQPGEEKAPGGASLMIKEGVLTNPAPISMIGQHVAPNIPVGKIGFREGMYMASTDEIYMTVRGKGGHAAMPDNLVDPVLIASHIIVALQQIISRNRPPASPSVLSFGRFIADGVTNVIPNEVKIEGTFRCMNEEWREEGKQRMVKLAQGIAEAMGGSCEFTVVHGYPFLKNHPELTRRVRAQATEYMGAENIVDLDLWMAGEDFAFYSQIVDSCFYRLGTRNEARGIISGVHTPTFDIDEAALETGAGLMSWLAVQELSVM, from the coding sequence ATGCTCGAATCAATCAAATCGCTCGCCCGGCAGTACGCGGCTGATATTGTGCAAACCCGTCGGCACCTTCACGCGTACCCGGAGCTTTCCTTCCATGAACATAACACGGCTCGTTTTGTGGCCGATCAATTGAAGGCTATTGGCATCACGCCACAGGAAGGCGTAGCGGATACGGGTCTGGTTGCCCTCATCGAAGGAACCAAAGGCGCTTCGGCAACTACCTCGAAAGTAATTGGCCTGCGGGCCGATATGGACGCCCTTCCAATTCATGAAGCGAATAACGTACCCTACAAATCGACCGTTGAAGGGGTGATGCACGCCTGCGGACACGATGCCCACACGGCCAGCCTGCTTGGGGTAGCCCGCATCCTGCATGTGCTGCGTGATCAGTTCGAGGGAACGGTAAAACTGGTTTTCCAGCCCGGCGAAGAAAAAGCGCCCGGTGGCGCGTCGCTCATGATCAAAGAGGGTGTACTGACCAATCCCGCGCCCATCAGTATGATCGGGCAGCACGTCGCCCCCAACATTCCGGTTGGTAAGATTGGGTTCCGCGAAGGTATGTACATGGCCAGTACGGACGAGATTTACATGACTGTCCGGGGTAAAGGTGGTCATGCTGCTATGCCCGACAACCTCGTTGACCCGGTCCTGATCGCGTCTCACATTATCGTGGCGCTGCAACAGATCATCAGCCGGAACCGGCCACCAGCCAGCCCATCCGTATTGTCGTTCGGTCGCTTCATTGCCGATGGCGTTACGAATGTGATTCCCAACGAAGTCAAGATCGAAGGTACGTTCCGGTGCATGAACGAAGAATGGCGGGAAGAGGGTAAACAGCGCATGGTCAAACTGGCCCAGGGCATTGCTGAAGCAATGGGTGGTTCGTGTGAGTTTACGGTCGTACATGGTTATCCTTTCCTGAAAAATCACCCCGAATTGACCCGTCGCGTCCGGGCACAGGCAACCGAATACATGGGTGCTGAAAATATCGTCGATCTCGATTTGTGGATGGCCGGAGAAGATTTTGCGTTCTACTCGCAGATAGTCGATTCCTGTTTCTATCGACTCGGAACCCGTAACGAAGCACGGGGAATCATTTCCGGGGTCCACACGCCGACATTCGACATCGATGAAGCCGCTCTGGAAACCGGGGCCGGGCTTATGAGCTGGCTGGCGGTTCAGGAGCTGAGTGTGATGTAG
- a CDS encoding prolyl oligopeptidase family protein: protein MKLPILLGLELTTMVSGCSQKSHESDPPATRQQPVTDTYFGKAVVDNYRWLEDMNKPEVKDWFKAQGDHTNELLYQIPGRDSLVNTFLQYDALRSVRYGDVRQRGNRYFYRKTLSSENVGKLYYREGKTGPEVLLFDPVAYDTKKTYSISGCSPSDQGPHIAIGLQEGGTEISILRTMAVDTKTFRPENITAVFGGGVVWPFYGR, encoded by the coding sequence ATGAAATTACCCATCCTACTTGGTCTCGAACTGACCACTATGGTTAGTGGCTGCTCGCAGAAAAGTCACGAGTCTGATCCTCCAGCGACTCGCCAACAACCCGTTACAGACACCTACTTCGGTAAAGCGGTAGTCGATAATTATCGATGGCTCGAAGACATGAATAAGCCGGAGGTGAAAGACTGGTTCAAGGCGCAGGGTGACCACACAAACGAACTACTCTACCAGATTCCGGGCCGCGATAGTCTGGTCAATACCTTCTTGCAGTACGACGCGTTGCGGTCAGTTCGGTATGGCGATGTCAGACAGCGGGGCAATCGCTATTTCTACCGAAAAACGCTGTCGTCGGAGAACGTGGGCAAACTGTATTATCGGGAAGGAAAAACCGGTCCGGAGGTATTACTTTTCGACCCCGTCGCCTACGATACGAAAAAGACCTATTCCATATCGGGTTGCTCGCCCAGCGATCAGGGACCCCATATAGCTATTGGCTTGCAGGAGGGTGGCACTGAAATTTCGATCCTGCGCACGATGGCTGTCGATACCAAAACTTTTCGGCCCGAAAATATCACCGCCGTTTTCGGGGGAGGGGTAGTCTGGCCATTTTACGGAAGATAA
- a CDS encoding gluconate 2-dehydrogenase subunit 3 family protein, whose product MNRRDALMRVAALAGATMSLPALADTLEASATRRALTGKPLFFTADQDATVAELADTIIPTTKTPGAKAAKVNEVIDIIVKDCYKPDDQQRFLEGLAQTNKLSQDAYGKAFVQLDPAQRIEVVKKLEADAKQQKLAQMNEEKSATKVENSQADLQMPGAKKRFTPFFTMMKDLTLTGYFTSEIGCTQALEYVAVPGRYDGCVTIKPGQKAWAI is encoded by the coding sequence ATGAATAGAAGAGACGCCCTCATGCGGGTAGCTGCATTGGCCGGTGCAACCATGTCGTTGCCTGCTTTGGCTGATACACTCGAAGCTTCGGCTACCCGACGCGCCTTAACGGGCAAGCCGCTCTTTTTTACGGCCGATCAGGATGCGACCGTCGCTGAACTGGCTGATACCATTATTCCGACGACCAAGACCCCTGGTGCCAAAGCCGCAAAGGTTAACGAAGTCATTGATATTATAGTGAAGGACTGCTACAAGCCTGACGATCAGCAACGCTTTTTGGAAGGACTTGCGCAGACTAACAAACTGAGTCAGGATGCCTACGGTAAGGCATTCGTACAGCTCGATCCAGCACAACGCATTGAGGTTGTGAAGAAACTCGAAGCCGACGCTAAGCAGCAGAAACTGGCGCAAATGAACGAAGAAAAGAGTGCTACGAAAGTGGAGAACTCACAGGCTGACCTTCAAATGCCCGGTGCTAAGAAACGATTTACTCCTTTCTTCACGATGATGAAAGACCTCACGCTGACGGGCTATTTCACGTCTGAAATAGGCTGTACACAGGCGTTGGAGTATGTAGCCGTTCCAGGTCGTTACGACGGTTGTGTAACCATCAAACCCGGCCAGAAGGCGTGGGCCATCTAA
- a CDS encoding GMC oxidoreductase, translating to MNLNIDAKKDMTYDAIVVGSGISGGWAAKELTEKGLKVLMLERGRDVKHIEGYPTATNNPWDFPHRGRITTMAAEEYWANMRTGYTANEEWRHFFENDKENPYLEKRKVDWIRGYHVGGRSLMWGRQSYRLNKEDFMANAKEGIGVDWPIRYEDLAPWYTYVEGFAGISGSKDGLDVLPDGNYLPPMQMNCLEKEAKKKIEKAFPARTVTMGRAAHLTAPKQLHYDLGRAACQFRNQCMRGCPYGAYFSTQSATLPAAVKTGRLTLRPDSIVSEVIFDEKKGKATGVRVIDQNTKEVREYFARIIFLNASAFASTSILMNSKSHRFPNGMGNESDQLGRNIMDHHLAVGAAGTFDGMEDQYYYGRRANGVYVPRYRNWAGDKRDYVRGFGYQGGAGRGGWGRGNGMEGFGGDFKDSLTTPGPWTMSLGGFGEMIADPNNRMTLSPTQKDKWGLPLIEFDAAYGENEKKMRIDMMNDAAEMLEAAGLKNVTAYNDESKHPGIGIHEMGTARMGRDPKTSVLNAHNQIHSVKNVFNTDGACMTSASCVNPSLTYMALTARAADFAVKEMKKGNL from the coding sequence ATGAACCTCAATATTGACGCAAAAAAGGATATGACCTACGACGCAATTGTCGTAGGATCTGGTATTTCGGGAGGTTGGGCGGCTAAAGAGCTGACTGAAAAGGGCCTCAAAGTACTTATGCTGGAACGTGGCCGCGATGTAAAACACATTGAAGGCTATCCAACAGCTACCAACAACCCGTGGGATTTTCCGCACCGGGGACGCATTACAACGATGGCTGCCGAAGAATACTGGGCCAACATGCGTACGGGTTACACCGCCAATGAAGAGTGGCGCCACTTTTTTGAAAACGACAAAGAAAACCCGTATCTCGAAAAACGGAAAGTAGACTGGATTCGGGGCTACCACGTGGGTGGCCGGTCGCTGATGTGGGGCCGCCAAAGCTACCGCCTGAACAAAGAAGATTTCATGGCCAATGCTAAAGAAGGTATTGGTGTCGATTGGCCCATTCGTTACGAAGATCTGGCTCCCTGGTACACATATGTAGAAGGATTTGCGGGTATTTCGGGTAGCAAGGATGGGCTGGACGTACTGCCGGATGGCAATTACCTGCCGCCCATGCAGATGAACTGTCTGGAAAAAGAAGCTAAGAAGAAAATTGAGAAGGCATTTCCGGCTCGCACGGTTACGATGGGTCGGGCGGCTCACCTGACCGCCCCTAAACAACTCCACTACGATCTGGGCCGGGCTGCCTGTCAGTTCCGGAACCAATGTATGCGGGGTTGCCCTTACGGTGCATATTTCAGCACACAATCGGCGACGTTGCCAGCAGCGGTGAAAACAGGTCGATTAACACTCCGTCCTGATTCGATCGTGTCGGAAGTGATTTTCGACGAGAAAAAAGGCAAAGCGACCGGCGTTCGGGTCATCGATCAGAACACCAAAGAAGTACGTGAATACTTTGCCCGAATCATCTTCCTGAATGCGTCGGCTTTCGCCAGTACATCGATCCTGATGAACTCCAAGTCGCACCGGTTCCCGAATGGGATGGGTAATGAATCCGATCAGCTTGGCCGGAACATCATGGACCACCACCTGGCGGTTGGCGCGGCTGGTACGTTTGATGGTATGGAAGATCAGTACTACTACGGTCGTCGGGCCAATGGTGTGTACGTACCACGCTATCGGAACTGGGCGGGCGACAAGCGCGATTACGTTCGTGGCTTTGGCTACCAGGGCGGTGCTGGTCGGGGCGGCTGGGGTCGTGGCAATGGTATGGAAGGCTTCGGTGGCGATTTCAAAGACAGCCTGACAACGCCGGGCCCCTGGACGATGAGCTTAGGTGGCTTCGGTGAAATGATTGCTGATCCGAACAACCGCATGACCCTGTCACCCACTCAGAAAGATAAGTGGGGCTTACCGCTTATCGAGTTCGACGCAGCGTATGGTGAGAACGAGAAAAAGATGCGGATCGACATGATGAACGATGCTGCGGAAATGCTCGAAGCGGCCGGTCTGAAAAACGTGACGGCTTATAACGATGAGTCGAAACACCCCGGTATCGGTATTCACGAAATGGGAACTGCCCGCATGGGACGTGACCCAAAAACATCGGTGCTAAATGCGCACAACCAGATTCACTCGGTGAAAAACGTATTTAATACGGATGGCGCGTGTATGACTTCGGCATCCTGTGTAAATCCGTCACTGACTTATATGGCCCTAACAGCGCGCGCTGCCGATTTTGCCGTTAAGGAAATGAAAAAGGGAAACCTCTAA
- a CDS encoding ATP-binding cassette domain-containing protein: MPSQLDSISTQHLSVRRGGQLVLADVSVTIKSGECWALVGPTGSGKTTFLQALAGQLPTTPGTLTRNQSVAFVSFKEASSQFSYSGHFYQQRYHSTLSDSHEGKPALTVREYLRFSGSAEDTTLVQRLGLEPFLDSAFIKLSNGQTRKARIGRALLQHPELLLLDDPFVGLDAAFRQELSQWLGNLTHQGLTVIIATEITKMPAFITHVLVLEKGRLVEAGPKETIDWKEKITKNTSIPQLQTLPKPADFEEAFRLTDVTVQYGERVILNAINWVVKANERWGLMGRNGAGKSVLLSLLYGDHPQAYANDVRVFGHRRGRGESIWDVKRRIGFVSPELHLYFPQSLSVRQVAFTGLTDTLTVPAHVPASAEADFHSLLDYFGITNLVDRTFGTLSVGEQRLVLLIRALLKNPSVLILDEPFQAIDDRRIQLARRLLDSFTDKTILFVTHDRTEFPASVDQIFELL; the protein is encoded by the coding sequence ATGCCAAGTCAACTCGATTCGATTAGTACCCAACATCTCTCCGTCCGCCGAGGTGGGCAACTCGTGTTAGCCGATGTGAGCGTTACCATTAAGTCAGGTGAATGCTGGGCTTTAGTTGGACCCACCGGCAGCGGAAAAACCACCTTTCTGCAAGCGTTGGCTGGCCAGTTGCCCACAACGCCGGGAACACTGACGCGTAACCAGTCTGTTGCTTTTGTCTCCTTCAAAGAAGCGTCGAGCCAGTTCTCATACAGCGGGCATTTCTATCAACAACGGTATCATTCAACGCTGAGTGATTCGCATGAGGGAAAGCCCGCCCTCACCGTGCGTGAATACCTGCGATTTTCCGGATCAGCAGAAGATACTACCCTCGTACAGCGACTCGGTCTGGAGCCATTTCTTGACTCCGCTTTTATAAAGTTATCCAACGGCCAGACCCGGAAAGCACGTATTGGCCGGGCCTTACTTCAGCATCCTGAATTGCTTTTGCTCGATGATCCTTTCGTTGGACTGGATGCTGCGTTTCGGCAGGAGTTGAGTCAGTGGTTGGGTAATCTCACCCATCAGGGTCTTACGGTGATCATTGCAACAGAGATAACCAAAATGCCTGCCTTTATCACTCACGTGTTGGTGCTGGAAAAGGGCCGCTTGGTGGAAGCTGGTCCTAAGGAGACCATTGACTGGAAAGAAAAAATAACGAAAAATACATCAATACCGCAACTACAGACTCTGCCGAAGCCGGCTGATTTTGAGGAAGCCTTCCGACTTACTGATGTAACGGTGCAGTATGGTGAACGCGTCATTCTCAATGCGATTAACTGGGTTGTGAAGGCAAATGAGCGCTGGGGACTGATGGGCCGAAACGGAGCTGGAAAGTCTGTGCTGTTGAGCTTGCTGTACGGTGACCATCCACAGGCTTACGCCAACGATGTTCGTGTCTTCGGGCATCGGCGGGGTAGGGGAGAAAGCATCTGGGACGTTAAGCGACGAATCGGCTTTGTGTCACCTGAATTGCATCTATACTTTCCACAAAGCCTTTCTGTTAGGCAGGTCGCCTTTACTGGCCTGACCGATACATTGACTGTCCCGGCTCATGTGCCCGCCAGTGCCGAAGCTGATTTTCATTCGTTGCTGGATTATTTTGGTATCACCAACCTTGTCGATCGGACATTCGGAACGCTATCCGTTGGGGAGCAGCGGCTTGTTCTGTTGATAAGAGCGTTGCTTAAAAATCCGTCCGTATTGATCCTGGATGAGCCCTTTCAAGCTATAGACGATCGGCGAATTCAACTGGCCAGACGGTTACTGGACTCATTTACTGACAAAACGATTCTGTTCGTTACGCACGATCGCACTGAATTCCCCGCTAGCGTCGATCAAATTTTTGAGTTACTGTAA